A window from Vigna angularis cultivar LongXiaoDou No.4 chromosome 7, ASM1680809v1, whole genome shotgun sequence encodes these proteins:
- the LOC108337503 gene encoding plasmodesmata-located protein 7 isoform X3, with amino-acid sequence MKMTKRGISNRVITVGVFFCVILLFPKFSECSSPSAFLYSGCTQQLYTPNSPYQSNLDSLLTSLVNSATYSSYNNFTVVGSTQQDAMTGLYQCRGDLAMPDCAACVARAVTRAGDICRGTCGGAVQLDGCFVKYDNATFLGAQDKTVVLKQCGPSVGYNPDAMGSRDAVLAGLAATGGNFRVGGSGGVRGMAQCTGDLSYGECQDCVAEAISRLKGDCGTADYGDMFLGKCYARYSTGGAHGESSHGGVKTFAIIIGSLAGLAILIIFLAFMTKICGKQGK; translated from the exons atgaaaatgacaaaaagGGGCATCTCAAACAGAGTAATCACAGTGGGTGTGTTTTTCTGCGTGATCCTGTTGTTCCCCAAGTTTTCGGAGTGTTCCAGCCCGAGCGCGTTTCTCTACAGCGGGTGCACGCAGCAACTGTACACCCCAAACTCGCCGTACCAGTCGAACCTAGACTCGCTACTCACATCGCTGGTCAACTCGGCCACGTACTCGTCTTATAACAACTTCACGGTGGTGGGATCCACGCAGCAGGACGCGATGACCGGCCTCTACCAGTGCCGCGGCGACCTCGCCATGCCGGACTGCGCCGCCTGCGTGGCACGCGCCGTCACGCGCGCCGGCGATATCTGTCGTGGGACGTGCGGCGGCGCGGTGCAGCTCGACGGCTGCTTCGTGAAATACGACAACGCGACGTTCCTCGGCGCACAGGACAAGACGGTTGTGCTGAAGCAGTGCGGGCCCTCGGTGGGGTACAACCCCGACGCCATGGGGAGCCGCGACGCCGTGCTTGCCGGGCTCGCTGCCACTGGAGGGAACTTCAGGGTTGGCGGCTCCGGCGGAGTCCGCGGCATGGCGCAGTGCACCGGAGACCTGAGCTACGGCGAGTGCCAGGACTGCGTGGCGGAGGCCATCTCGCGGCTGAAGGGAGACTGCGGCACGGCGGATTACGGGGATATGTTCTTGGGGAAGTGTTATGCGCGATACTCCACCGGCGGGGCCCACG GCGAATCGAGTCATGGAGGTGTAAAGACATTTGCTATTATTATTGGATCATTAGCAGGATTGGCTATACTTATCATCTTCCTTGCTTTCATGACCAAAATATGTGGAAAACAGG gtaaataa
- the LOC108337503 gene encoding plasmodesmata-located protein 7 isoform X1, whose product MKMTKRGISNRVITVGVFFCVILLFPKFSECSSPSAFLYSGCTQQLYTPNSPYQSNLDSLLTSLVNSATYSSYNNFTVVGSTQQDAMTGLYQCRGDLAMPDCAACVARAVTRAGDICRGTCGGAVQLDGCFVKYDNATFLGAQDKTVVLKQCGPSVGYNPDAMGSRDAVLAGLAATGGNFRVGGSGGVRGMAQCTGDLSYGECQDCVAEAISRLKGDCGTADYGDMFLGKCYARYSTGGAHGESKAHGESSHGGVKTFAIIIGSLAGLAILIIFLAFMTKICGKQGK is encoded by the exons atgaaaatgacaaaaagGGGCATCTCAAACAGAGTAATCACAGTGGGTGTGTTTTTCTGCGTGATCCTGTTGTTCCCCAAGTTTTCGGAGTGTTCCAGCCCGAGCGCGTTTCTCTACAGCGGGTGCACGCAGCAACTGTACACCCCAAACTCGCCGTACCAGTCGAACCTAGACTCGCTACTCACATCGCTGGTCAACTCGGCCACGTACTCGTCTTATAACAACTTCACGGTGGTGGGATCCACGCAGCAGGACGCGATGACCGGCCTCTACCAGTGCCGCGGCGACCTCGCCATGCCGGACTGCGCCGCCTGCGTGGCACGCGCCGTCACGCGCGCCGGCGATATCTGTCGTGGGACGTGCGGCGGCGCGGTGCAGCTCGACGGCTGCTTCGTGAAATACGACAACGCGACGTTCCTCGGCGCACAGGACAAGACGGTTGTGCTGAAGCAGTGCGGGCCCTCGGTGGGGTACAACCCCGACGCCATGGGGAGCCGCGACGCCGTGCTTGCCGGGCTCGCTGCCACTGGAGGGAACTTCAGGGTTGGCGGCTCCGGCGGAGTCCGCGGCATGGCGCAGTGCACCGGAGACCTGAGCTACGGCGAGTGCCAGGACTGCGTGGCGGAGGCCATCTCGCGGCTGAAGGGAGACTGCGGCACGGCGGATTACGGGGATATGTTCTTGGGGAAGTGTTATGCGCGATACTCCACCGGCGGGGCCCACGGTGAGTCCAAGGCCCACG GCGAATCGAGTCATGGAGGTGTAAAGACATTTGCTATTATTATTGGATCATTAGCAGGATTGGCTATACTTATCATCTTCCTTGCTTTCATGACCAAAATATGTGGAAAACAGG gtaaataa
- the LOC108337503 gene encoding plasmodesmata-located protein 7 isoform X2: protein MKMTKRGISNRVITVGVFFCVILLFPKFSECSSPSAFLYSGCTQQLYTPNSPYQSNLDSLLTSLVNSATYSSYNNFTVVGSTQQDAMTGLYQCRGDLAMPDCAACVARAVTRAGDICRGTCGGAVQLDGCFVKYDNATFLGAQDKTVVLKQCGPSVGYNPDAMGSRDAVLAGLAATGGNFRVGGSGGVRGMAQCTGDLSYGECQDCVAEAISRLKGDCGTADYGDMFLGKCYARYSTGGAHGESKAHGESSHGGVKTFAIIIGSLAGLAILIIFLAFMTKICGKQGK, encoded by the exons atgaaaatgacaaaaagGGGCATCTCAAACAGAGTAATCACAGTGGGTGTGTTTTTCTGCGTGATCCTGTTGTTCCCCAAGTTTTCGGAGTGTTCCAGCCCGAGCGCGTTTCTCTACAGCGGGTGCACGCAGCAACTGTACACCCCAAACTCGCCGTACCAGTCGAACCTAGACTCGCTACTCACATCGCTGGTCAACTCGGCCACGTACTCGTCTTATAACAACTTCACGGTGGTGGGATCCACGCAGCAGGACGCGATGACCGGCCTCTACCAGTGCCGCGGCGACCTCGCCATGCCGGACTGCGCCGCCTGCGTGGCACGCGCCGTCACGCGCGCCGGCGATATCTGTCGTGGGACGTGCGGCGGCGCGGTGCAGCTCGACGGCTGCTTCGTGAAATACGACAACGCGACGTTCCTCGGCGCACAGGACAAGACGGTTGTGCTGAAGCAGTGCGGGCCCTCGGTGGGGTACAACCCCGACGCCATGGGGAGCCGCGACGCCGTGCTTGCCGGGCTCGCTGCCACTGGAGGGAACTTCAGGGTTGGCGGCTCCGGCGGAGTCCGCGGCATGGCGCAGTGCACCGGAGACCTGAGCTACGGCGAGTGCCAGGACTGCGTGGCGGAGGCCATCTCGCGGCTGAAGGGAGACTGCGGCACGGCGGATTACGGGGATATGTTCTTGGGGAAGTGTTATGCGCGATACTCCACCGGCGGGGCCCACGGTGAGTCCAAGGCCCACG GCGAATCGAGTCATGGAGGTGTAAAGACATTTGCTATTATTATTGGATCATTAGCAGGATTGGCTATACTTATCATCTTCCTTGCTTTCATGACCAAAATATGTGGAAAACAGGGTAAGTaa
- the LOC108337503 gene encoding plasmodesmata-located protein 7 isoform X5, whose amino-acid sequence MKMTKRGISNRVITVGVFFCVILLFPKFSECSSPSAFLYSGCTQQLYTPNSPYQSNLDSLLTSLVNSATYSSYNNFTVVGSTQQDAMTGLYQCRGDLAMPDCAACVARAVTRAGDICRGTCGGAVQLDGCFVKYDNATFLGAQDKTVVLKQCGPSVGYNPDAMGSRDAVLAGLAATGGNFRVGGSGGVRGMAQCTGDLSYGECQDCVAEAISRLKGDCGTADYGDMFLGKCYARYSTGGAHEIKTKTASNNV is encoded by the exons atgaaaatgacaaaaagGGGCATCTCAAACAGAGTAATCACAGTGGGTGTGTTTTTCTGCGTGATCCTGTTGTTCCCCAAGTTTTCGGAGTGTTCCAGCCCGAGCGCGTTTCTCTACAGCGGGTGCACGCAGCAACTGTACACCCCAAACTCGCCGTACCAGTCGAACCTAGACTCGCTACTCACATCGCTGGTCAACTCGGCCACGTACTCGTCTTATAACAACTTCACGGTGGTGGGATCCACGCAGCAGGACGCGATGACCGGCCTCTACCAGTGCCGCGGCGACCTCGCCATGCCGGACTGCGCCGCCTGCGTGGCACGCGCCGTCACGCGCGCCGGCGATATCTGTCGTGGGACGTGCGGCGGCGCGGTGCAGCTCGACGGCTGCTTCGTGAAATACGACAACGCGACGTTCCTCGGCGCACAGGACAAGACGGTTGTGCTGAAGCAGTGCGGGCCCTCGGTGGGGTACAACCCCGACGCCATGGGGAGCCGCGACGCCGTGCTTGCCGGGCTCGCTGCCACTGGAGGGAACTTCAGGGTTGGCGGCTCCGGCGGAGTCCGCGGCATGGCGCAGTGCACCGGAGACCTGAGCTACGGCGAGTGCCAGGACTGCGTGGCGGAGGCCATCTCGCGGCTGAAGGGAGACTGCGGCACGGCGGATTACGGGGATATGTTCTTGGGGAAGTGTTATGCGCGATACTCCACCGGCGGGGCCCACG AGATCAAGACCAAGACAGCTTCAAACAACGTGTAA
- the LOC108337503 gene encoding plasmodesmata-located protein 7 isoform X4, with amino-acid sequence MKMTKRGISNRVITVGVFFCVILLFPKFSECSSPSAFLYSGCTQQLYTPNSPYQSNLDSLLTSLVNSATYSSYNNFTVVGSTQQDAMTGLYQCRGDLAMPDCAACVARAVTRAGDICRGTCGGAVQLDGCFVKYDNATFLGAQDKTVVLKQCGPSVGYNPDAMGSRDAVLAGLAATGGNFRVGGSGGVRGMAQCTGDLSYGECQDCVAEAISRLKGDCGTADYGDMFLGKCYARYSTGGAHGESKAHEIKTKTASNNV; translated from the exons atgaaaatgacaaaaagGGGCATCTCAAACAGAGTAATCACAGTGGGTGTGTTTTTCTGCGTGATCCTGTTGTTCCCCAAGTTTTCGGAGTGTTCCAGCCCGAGCGCGTTTCTCTACAGCGGGTGCACGCAGCAACTGTACACCCCAAACTCGCCGTACCAGTCGAACCTAGACTCGCTACTCACATCGCTGGTCAACTCGGCCACGTACTCGTCTTATAACAACTTCACGGTGGTGGGATCCACGCAGCAGGACGCGATGACCGGCCTCTACCAGTGCCGCGGCGACCTCGCCATGCCGGACTGCGCCGCCTGCGTGGCACGCGCCGTCACGCGCGCCGGCGATATCTGTCGTGGGACGTGCGGCGGCGCGGTGCAGCTCGACGGCTGCTTCGTGAAATACGACAACGCGACGTTCCTCGGCGCACAGGACAAGACGGTTGTGCTGAAGCAGTGCGGGCCCTCGGTGGGGTACAACCCCGACGCCATGGGGAGCCGCGACGCCGTGCTTGCCGGGCTCGCTGCCACTGGAGGGAACTTCAGGGTTGGCGGCTCCGGCGGAGTCCGCGGCATGGCGCAGTGCACCGGAGACCTGAGCTACGGCGAGTGCCAGGACTGCGTGGCGGAGGCCATCTCGCGGCTGAAGGGAGACTGCGGCACGGCGGATTACGGGGATATGTTCTTGGGGAAGTGTTATGCGCGATACTCCACCGGCGGGGCCCACGGTGAGTCCAAGGCCCACG AGATCAAGACCAAGACAGCTTCAAACAACGTGTAA
- the LOC108337440 gene encoding nudix hydrolase 18, mitochondrial, with product MVALVSQDNNVVALVSRTGRELQRYRKGRRQVVGCIPYRYKIVDRTSLEGPEDLEVLVITSQKGKGMLFPKGGWELDESKKEAALRETIEEAGVRGTVEGKLGKWSFKSKTHDTFYEGYMFPLLVQEQLEFWPEQNFRQRTWMSVSDAREVCQHWWMKEALERLVNRLMARKLGRVRQIVGSIHCIGDGNSDL from the exons ATGGTGGCTTTGGTTTCCCAAGACAACAACGTTGTTGCATTGGTTTCTCGTACAGGTAGAGAGTTACAACGCTACAGGAAAGGTCGTCGCCAAGTCGTGGG ATGCATACCCTACAGATATAAAATTGTGGATCGAACTTCCTTGGAGGGACCAGAAGATTTAGAAGTTTTGGTCATCACTTCTCAAAAAGGCAAAGGGATGCTGTTTCCTAAG GGAGGTTGGGAATTGGACGAATCCAAAAAGGAGGCAGCTTTGAGGGAAACCATAGAGGAAGCAGGGGTTCGAGGCACTGTTGAG GGGAAATTGGGTAAGTGGAGTTTCAAGAGCAAGACTCATGATACATTTTATGAGGGTTACATGTTCCCTCTACTTGTCCAAGAGCAATTGGAGTTCTGGCCTGAGCAGAATTTTCGTCAAAGAACATGG ATGAGCGTTTCTGACGCAAGGGAAGTTTGTCAACACTGGTGGATGAAAGAAGCTCTAGAGAGACTAGTAAACCGTCTCATGGCTCGGAAACTTGGTCGTGTGAGACAAATAGTAGGTTCTATACACTGCATAGGAGATGGCAATTCTGACTTGTAA
- the LOC108338323 gene encoding glutamine synthetase N-1 isoform X1 translates to MSSLSDLVNLNLSDSTEKVIAEYIWVGGSGIDMRSKARTLSGPVEDPSKLPKWNYDGSSTGQAPGQDSEVILYPQTIFRDPFRRGNNILVMCDAYTPAGEPIPTNKRHNAAKIFSHPDVVAEEPWYGIEQEYTLLQKDVQWPVGWPLGGFPGAQGPYYCGIGANKAFGRDIVDSHYKACLYAGINISGINGEVMPGQWEFQVGPSVGISAADELWVARYILERITEIAGVVLSFDPKPIQGDWNGAGAHTNYSTESMRNDGGYEVIKKAISKLEKRHKEHIAAYGEGNERRLTGKHETADMNTFIWGVANRGASIRVGRDTEKKGKGYFEDRRPASNMDPYVVTSMIAQTTILWKP, encoded by the exons ATGTCGTCACTCTCCGATCTTGTTAACCTTAATCTCTCCGACTCCACGGAGAAGGTGATCGCCGAGTACATATG GGTTGGTGGATCTGGCATAGACATGAGGAGCAAAGCAAGG ACTCTGTCTGGACCGGTTGAAGACCCTTCGAAACTTCCAAAGTGGAACTACGATGGTTCCAGCACAGGTCAAGCTCCTGGGCAAGATAGTGAAGTTATCTTATA CCCCCAAACAATTTTCAGGGATCCATTCAGGAGGGGTAACAATATCCTG GTTATGTGTGACGCTTACACTCCTGCTGGGGAACCCATCCCTACCAACAAGAGACATAATGCGGCAAAGATATTTAGCCATCCTGATGTTGTTGCTGAAGAGCCCTG GTATGGCATCGAGCAGGAATATACCTTGTTGCAGAAAGATGTTCAGTGGCCTGTTGGATGGCCTCTTGGCGGTTTTCCTGGGGCCCAG GGACCGTACTATTGTGGTATTGGTGCTAACAAGGCTTTCGGGCGTGATATTGTTGACTCCCATTACAAAGCATGTCTTTATGCTGGCATTAACATAAGTGGAATTAATGGAGAAGTGATGCCTGGTCAG TGGGAATTCCAAGTTGGTCCATCGGTGGGCATCTCTGCTGCTGACGAGTTATGGGTTGCCCGTTACATTTTGGAG AGAATAACTGAGATTGCAGGAGTGGTACTTTCCTTTGATCCTAAACCGATTCAG GGTGATTGGAATGGTGCTGGTGCTCACACGAATTACAG TACCGAGTCCATGAGAAACGATGGTGGCTATGAAGTCATCAAAAAAGCAATCAGCAAGTTGGAAAAGAGGCACAAGGAGCACATTGCTGCTTATGGAGAAGGCAACGAACGTCGTTTGACAGGAAAACACGAGACAGCGGACATGAACACCTTCATATGG GGTGTTGCGAACCGTGGTGCTTCAATCAGGGTAGGGAGGGACACAGAGAAGAAAGGGAAGGGATACTTTGAGGATAGGAGGCCTGCATCTAACATGGACCCTTACGTCGTCACTTCCATGATTGCTCAGACAACCATTCTTTGGAAACCATAA
- the LOC108338323 gene encoding glutamine synthetase N-1 isoform X2, with amino-acid sequence MSSLSDLVNLNLSDSTEKVIAEYIWVGGSGIDMRSKARTLSGPVEDPSKLPKWNYDGSSTGQAPGQDSEVILYPQTIFRDPFRRGNNILVMCDAYTPAGEPIPTNKRHNAAKIFSHPDVVAEEPWYGIEQEYTLLQKDVQWPVGWPLGGFPGAQGPYYCGIGANKAFGRDIVDSHYKACLYAGINISGINGEVMPGQWEFQVGPSVGISAADELWVARYILERITEIAGVVLSFDPKPIQGDWNGAGAHTNYRDTLRIGGLHLTWTLTSSLP; translated from the exons ATGTCGTCACTCTCCGATCTTGTTAACCTTAATCTCTCCGACTCCACGGAGAAGGTGATCGCCGAGTACATATG GGTTGGTGGATCTGGCATAGACATGAGGAGCAAAGCAAGG ACTCTGTCTGGACCGGTTGAAGACCCTTCGAAACTTCCAAAGTGGAACTACGATGGTTCCAGCACAGGTCAAGCTCCTGGGCAAGATAGTGAAGTTATCTTATA CCCCCAAACAATTTTCAGGGATCCATTCAGGAGGGGTAACAATATCCTG GTTATGTGTGACGCTTACACTCCTGCTGGGGAACCCATCCCTACCAACAAGAGACATAATGCGGCAAAGATATTTAGCCATCCTGATGTTGTTGCTGAAGAGCCCTG GTATGGCATCGAGCAGGAATATACCTTGTTGCAGAAAGATGTTCAGTGGCCTGTTGGATGGCCTCTTGGCGGTTTTCCTGGGGCCCAG GGACCGTACTATTGTGGTATTGGTGCTAACAAGGCTTTCGGGCGTGATATTGTTGACTCCCATTACAAAGCATGTCTTTATGCTGGCATTAACATAAGTGGAATTAATGGAGAAGTGATGCCTGGTCAG TGGGAATTCCAAGTTGGTCCATCGGTGGGCATCTCTGCTGCTGACGAGTTATGGGTTGCCCGTTACATTTTGGAG AGAATAACTGAGATTGCAGGAGTGGTACTTTCCTTTGATCCTAAACCGATTCAG GGTGATTGGAATGGTGCTGGTGCTCACACGAATTACAG GGATACTTTGAGGATAGGAGGCCTGCATCTAACATGGACCCTTACGTCGTCACTTCCATGA
- the LOC108338417 gene encoding glutamine synthetase cytosolic isozyme 2 → MSLLSDLINLNLSNTTEKVIAEYIWVGGSGMDMRSKARTLSGPVNDPSELPKWTYDGSSTGQAPGADSEVLLYPQAIFKDPFRRGENILVMCDTYTAAGEPIPTNKRYNAAKIFSHPDVVAEEPWYGIEQEYTLLQKDVQWPLGWPIGGFPGPQGPYYCGVGANKAFGRDIVNSHFKACLYAGINITGINGEVMPGQWEFQIGPSAGISACDDLWVARYILERITEIAGVVLSFDPQPIKGDWNCAGAHTNFSTKSMRSDGGYEVIKKAISKLEKRHKEHIAAYGEGNERRLTGKHETADINTFIWGVANRGASIRVGRDTEKKGKGYFEDRRPASNMDPYVVTSMIAQTIILWKP, encoded by the exons ATGTCGTTACTCTCCGATCTAATCAACCTTAACCTCTCCAACACTACTGAGAAGGTGATCGCGGAATACATATG GGTTGGTGGATCTGGTATGGACATGAGGAGTAAGGCACGG ACTCTTTCAGGTCCGGTTAATGATCCTTCCGAGCTTCCCAAATGGACCTATGATGGTTCCAGCACTGGTCAAGCTCCTGGAGCAGATAGTGAAGTGCTGTTATA TCCACAAGCAATTTTCAAGGATCCATTCAGGAGGGGTGAAAATATTCTG GTTATGTGTGATACTTACACTGCTGCGGGAGAACCCATTCCTACCAACAAGAGATATAATGCGGCAAAGATATTTAGCCATCCTGATGTTGTTGCTGAAGAACCCTG GTATGGCATTGAGCAAGAATACACCTTGTTGCAGAAAGATGTCCAATGGCCCCTCGGATGGCCTATTGGTGGTTTTCCTGGACCCCAG GGACCCTACTATTGTGGTGTTGGAGCAAACAAAGCTTTCGGACGGGACATTGTGAACTCTCATTTCAAAGCCTGTCTTTATGCAGGCATTAACATTACTGGAATTAATGGAGAAGTGATGCCCGGTCag TGGGAATTCCAAATTGGTCCATCGGCTGGCATATCTGCCTGTGACGACTTGTGGGTTGCTCGCTACATTTTGGAG AGGATCACCGAGATTGCTGGGGTGGTGCTTTCTTTTGATCCTCAACCGATTAAG GGTGATTGGAATTGTGCCGGCGCTCACACGAATTTCAG TACCAAGTCCATGAGAAGCGATGGTGGCTATGAAGTCATCAAAAAAGCAATCAGTAAGTTGGAAAAGAGGCACAAGGAGCACATAGCCGCTTATGGAGAAGGCAATGAACGTCGTTTGACAGGAAAACACGAGACAGCGGACATAAACACCTTCATATGG GGTGTTGCGAACCGTGGTGCTTCAATTAGGGTAGGGAGGGACACAGAGAAGAAAGGGAAGGGATACTTTGAGGATAGGAGGCCTGCATCTAACATGGACCCTTATGTCGTCACTTCCATGATTGCTCAGACAATCATTCTTTGGAAACCATGA